The region TGCGTATATTCAACAGAGTCGAATCAGGTAGAATTCGGCAGAGTTTAACTTAATATTTTCGTGTAACAGTTGAGTTAGTTATTTTAAAGTTATTTGGAGTGTAAGTAATTTTATTATAAATAGAATGAGACTCTATGTAGTTACAACTAATTCATCACTCATTGTTTAAGAATATGTATATTCAATAGAATCGAATAAGCTAGAATTCGACAGAGTTTAACTTAGTATTTTCGTGTAACTGTTGAGTTCGTTATTTTAAGATTATTTGGAGTGTAAGTAATCTCATTATAAATAGAATGAGACACTATGTAGTTACAAATAACTCATCACTCTGAAAACTTTTGTAACACAATTTAGTATAGTTACACAATACAATACATTATTATTCTCCTTCAAAATTATGTACTCTCTCAAACTTGAATTTATGTTTTATCTCTTCAAATCTGTGTGCAAAGTAGAATCATCTTGCAATTAATGTATGGTTGATTCACTCAAATAAAGGATGAAGAATAAGAGGCTTGAtcaataaaaaaattgatttttgTTCATCGAAATTGATTTAGATTATCTCCAAGATTAATGTTTAATTTCAACAATTACAACAAGTTGAATGGTAGGTGTCAAAATAACTCGAATGGATAAGGATGGACGATTATATAGCAAGAATTCTTGACACATGATAATGTCCTAAGGATGGACGATTATATAGCAATAATTCTTGACATATGATCATGTACTTAAATAAATTTATCATTTTTAATTCCCATTATGTTCATTCTATTTTTTTGTCCTACTAAGAACTAAAGTGATTCCTTACCCTTTTTATTAGATTTTTTTCCTAAAGGAAACTTAGACTAAATGTGACAAAATTTAAATGAGTGGAATACATATGCCAACCTTAATACCTAAATCattaattaaatatataattCTGAAGACATGATTAGTCAACAAGTTCCTTAATTTAATCTAATATTTCATTTTTGTTTCTTAAGTAAAAGTTTTTACAAGTTAGTTATTTAACTTCACTTATGTTATCCTATTTGATCTCTTCTGTCGATTTATGACAAAAAAAAACGTTAAGTTTTAGTAACGTGGCATGACAATAAGGTTATTCGTACAAATTTGAGTTAGCGTATGTAGTTAAAAATTGATACACCGTTTAAACTGCAGTGTATCAATTTTTAACTACATATTTTGACTAAGATTTGTATCAATAACCTTGTTGTCATGTCACGTCACCAAAACTTAATATTTTTGTCATAAATTCATGGAAGAGACTAAATAGAGTAATAGAAGTGAAATTAAATGAGTAACTTATAAGATTTTTTAGTTAAGGAACTAAAGtagaatattaaattaaattaattgaCTAAAATATGTATTAAGCCTAAATTGAAACTCATTTATTAATCCGAGTTAAgatgaaaaataaaacaaaactAAGAGAAAACTATTTTTTGTAAAATAAAACATGGCGCTCTCATAACATATTTCCTTAGTTTTTGAATGTTCGAGGTGAATGTTTCGTCATAAAATATCTTATTTGTAATAGTGTGTGTAGGTCGATTTGTTAAAAAGATTGAGAAcaatgatgaatgtagatagcttagacacaatgaattaggtgaCATGTTAAATATGTAATTCTTTGTGTTAAGTAAGATTGTACTCGATAGTGACAAAGTCTGGATAAAGTTAACTTCGACAGCGTCTGAGAATGCGTATATTCAACAAAGTTGAATCAGGTAGAATTCGACAGAGTTTAACATAATATTTTCATGTAACAGTTGAGTTAgttattttaaaattatttggAGTGTAAGTAATTTCATTATAAATAGAATGAGACTTTATGTAGTTACAACTAACTCATCACTCATTATTTAAGAATGTGTATATTCAATAGAATCAAATAAGCTAGAATTCAACAAAGTTTAACTTAGTATTTTCGTGTAACTGTTGAGTTAGTTATTTTAAGATTATTTGGAGTGTAATTAATCTCACTATAAATAGAATGAGACTCTATGTAGTTACAACTAAATCATCACTCTGAAAACTTTTGTAAAACAATTTAGTACAGTTACACAGCATAATACATTATTCTTCTCCTTCAAAATTATTTACTCTCTCAAGCTTGAATTTATGTTTTATCTCTTCAAATCTGTGTGTAAAGTAGAATCATCTTGCAATCAATGTATGGTTGATTCACTCAAATAAAGGATTAAGAATAAGAGGCTTGatcaataaaaataataatttttgttCATCGAAATTGATTTATATTATCTCCTAGATTAATGTTTAATTTCAACAATTACAACAAGTTGAATGGTAGGTGTCAAAATAACTCGAATGGATAAGGATGGATGATTATATAGCAATAACTCTTAACACGTGATAATATCCTAAGGATGGACGATTATATAGCAATAATTCTTGACATATGATCATGTACTTAAATAAATTTATCATTTTTAATTCCCATTATGTTCATTCTATTTTTTTCTCCTACTAAGAACTAAAGTGATTCCTCATCCTTTTTATTAGATATTTTTCCTAAAGGAAACTTAGACTAAATGTGACAAAATTTAAATGAGTGGAATACATATGCCAACCTTAATACCTAAATCattaattaaatatataatattaaataCATGATTAGTCAACAAGTCCCTTAATTTAATCTAATATTTCGTTTTTGTTTCTTAACTAAATTTTTTTAATAGTTTGTTATTTAACTTCACTTATGTTATCCTATTTGTTCTCTTCCATCGATTTATGGCAAAAAAAACATTAAGTTTTAGTAACGTGGCATGACAATAAGGCTATTCATACAAATTCGAGTTAGCGTATGTCGTTAAAAATTGATACATAATTGATCCCTCCTCCTTCACCAGAATAGACTACTTCGGCTACTTCTGAAACGACTCTTGAAGTTGCAAGCATTTTTGGGGTTAAGAAGACTGTGATTTATGTGGATATCACTCTGAAGACTTTGGAAGACCTGAAGGCTGAGAATTTTATGGTCAAAGAAAGGCTGAATAAAATAGATGAGATGTTCAAACGTCAAGATGAGAAGACAACAATCATTGAAGGGATGCTTGGATCTATCTTATCAAGATTTCCACCCCTTTCGTAACCCTTGTTATAAAACTTTGTGTTTTCTTAGTTTTAAGCTTTTTCATTTATGTACttggatcattttatgaaatgaaaattttgtttgatttactttgtctttatttcttttttattaatgacaaagggggagaagaatGATTGGTTTTGATATACCTAACAACAATTCAGAAACCCAAACATGTCTTTAACATTATTTTTGACATTGGTGACTTTTTTGGGAACTTTGAATAACTTCACCATGTTAACCAAGTGTTTCATGTTTTAAGGCATTAACCAAGCTGATTAAAGTCCAAGTGAATAGGGCATATGTTCTGAATAGTTAACTAGGCAGTTTGCAGTTAACCAGGCAAACATGTTCTGAACTCAGTTTAAGTGAACCAAGTGTGTATTGAATCAGGCGTATACAAGTTCTAAACTAAACGAAGTTCTGAACTAGGTGTATACAAGTTCTGATATCAACCAGGGATGCATACAACTAGGCATATGAAAGCTCTTACAAATCATGCTCTATAACGAGGCTGATGACCAGACATTCTTACATTTAAGGAAAGTCATTTCTAAAATGAAATACTTCGGTACCAAAGCTTTTTCACTATGGGAAGTTACTACATTCATAGTAACCAAGCTTCTACCTTATGGGAAGTTCTTTCTTCCATGTTGATTGAGATTTTATATGCGTTAAGATTATTTTAAGTCTTAAATTCACGGGGAGCTTGCGAACCTAACTTTGATATTCTAAgctcaaaaatatttttttaaagtACAACATTCAGGGGGAGCATACAAACCTCACTCTGGTAGTTTTAGGTGATTAAACCAAgtaaaaattgttcatcaaaatacatggtttagttatcataaaaaatggggagattgtaagaacaagatttcGTTTTGCATCTGGGttttagttttgatgataacaatgcattatttcttagagaacaattttgtacccTAATGGTTTTTGTCTAGTGTGTAGGTTTTTCTAAcaggttctgactctgaagatTTGACGTGTGACATCATCAGATTCTGGACtcaacacactctgactctgAAAAGATACAAAGTGCTTTACAAGATACTGTCAAGTTCTAGAATTCTCTTAGACGGCGGTTCTGATGAACGCTTGTGCTAAAGCTTCTGAATGTGACTCTGATTAAAGAGTCTTTGAAGGTTTTTTAAGCCTTCAAGATTTTGCGCTCTCAagttctgaagactctgaagaacaAGATCAGAAGACTCTAAAGACCAGGTTTTGAGGAACTATGGCAAAACTCTAAAGACCGAGGTTCTAAAGATTCTCTCAActtgtctcttgatccttctaagcatgATTCAACATCATTTATTCATAAGTCTCTGAAtattagaagataagatcaaaaggttttgtGTCAGGAAAATATTACATAGTACAAGGTCACCCTTCGCTCCACTACGCTATTTTTGTGGGATAAGGACAACactattgtaccattttgccTCCAAATATACAAATCGTTATACAAAGAGACAACTACATTTCTGCTATTTCAATTCTATATAAAGAAGACTTAGAAGATTGGACAAGTTGTTAATGTTAGTTGCTAATTCATTGTGTTATACTACGTTCATACACAATGCTTTTGTTGAACTTGATATTATTTGTGTATAGTTATTGTAAATAAACATAGAGCTTTTATTTTTTATTGTATGAAAACTTCTATGTATTAAACTTGTGCTaatcactacaacaaacaagaccttagacagcgctttttttagccttagacagcgctttaaagcgctgtctaaacctccgctgctaaaggtttagacagcgcttttttaaatcttaaaagcgctgtctaagcccccccccccccccttagacagcgctttggccaaaagcgctttataagaccctcttattttaaattttttaggtataccttagacagcgcttttgaaaagcgctgtctaagccccacccccttagacagcgctttggccaaaagcgctttctaagaccctcctattttaattttttaggtataccttagacagtgcttttcaaaaagcgctgtctaagccccccccccccccttagacagcgcttttgcctaaagcgttttctaatcccccccttagacagcgctttttacaaaagcgctgtctaaggtatacgaaaatttttgaagctttgtttttaaaccacattttttccaggtttataaaccagaatttctacctgttttcaaccagattttgacagacaattatcacattttatatatgccattttggccttttttctaccaatttttggctaacaaatatatatatatataccaattcaaaccaataCAAAAATTACTAATATATTAAAACTACAAAAATAACTCTAATCAAAACTACTAAAGTTACAGTAACTAGATGCACTGTGGTTGCCTCGTTTATATCATTTAATTCTAACCATCGCATGCATGCATATCTAAACAAGGCAGGGGTTGCTATCGTTCTGTAATTACTTTATAAATAATTAAGAACTGAATTGTTTTTTTTTACTGGATTGTTCTTCAGAGGTGTTGTTATGCATATAACTAACTGTCTACGTCAATGACACATCTCACACGAGCATTCTAAAAGATATTAAATTATATATGAAGATGAATTCAAAACAGGTAACCAGGACAATTCCTCTTTATTATATTCTCAATGCATACGATATGGTCATCTATTTCTTCCTCTGTTGGAGGGGCATCAGATATGTCTGCAATCTTATGAATATCAAAAATCAAAATCTGAGAACCTAAGCGCTTCTCATCAGATATTAATTGTATACTTTGTTCCATGATTCCATGATGATGATGTAAAGACGACTTAAATCCATATAGACTCAATATATCTCTTTCTAATTTGTATTTTTGAGAATCCTTTTTTGATGGTTATCAATATAAAAACTATTATGAAAAAATAGTTTTTCATGTAGAATAACATGTGTGACTCTCGTCAAATTCCACTATTTTTATGTTAATGATACCTTTTACAATAACATATTTCCTTTAGAAATGTTATTTATACCCTCTCGCAATAACACATTTTCACTTTAAATCACTTCAGATGAGTTATTTTATCTATTTAATTATTGTGACACACCACAAAAATTGTTATAAGAAAATTCCACAACCTATAAAAACACTAATGTACATAAATCGATTAAATGAATGACTCTGTACCAATTAATTAGGACAGGATGGAGGAGAAATTTCAATTGCTAAATCATTTTTCTTCGGTTTCTACACTTGGCCACCCTTTATCAGCTTGCAATTTGACAAACTCAGCCAATATCTTGATATCttcatcttccaaacgagctcCAAATGTACACTGCCCTCGAGGCATGCATTCTTTACCAAATCCCTGCATGAAAATTGAAGCCCCTAAACATAAACTATGAAGAATGAAGAATAATCATAAAGACAAAAGCTAATTCTAAATTCTCAAGTCTATACAATTACAATATATCTCACCGGCATTCTTCCTTTGCCATAGTATGTGATGCGGTAGATTTCTTCTTCTGTATCAACTCCATTTCTGTACAGCAACATCAGAAGAAAGAAACATTGATTCACGCCTTCACTTTAGGGCAGAGAGCAATTCACAATGAGAGTTCTCAGGTTTCTTTACCTTTGTAAATCCTTTGTGTATAGAGTTGATCCCTgtaagaaaataaaaatcaattttgTGTTTGCTAGAACATTAAGAAAAGTTATGTTGAAGAGGATGATATGCTTACTGGTTGTATAATGTTTCCACCTGCATCGTGACATCCAATACATGTTTGACGGAACAATGAGGCTCCTCTTAGGATATCTAGGGTTTGGGCACTTGAAACTGTAGAACAAGAAAAGTGATTGGCAATTTGGCATGGGAGCAGTAGTGCAATTTGAATAGAAGCGCAGGGGCAACTTAGTATTTTAGACAGGAGCAAACCTGGAGTGACGCAAATTGGAGAAAAAGCAAAATGCAATGCAGCAGCAAGAGGAGGAGCCAGGGTGGTGAAAAACTTGACTTGGTTTGTCTTTGTAGGAATGGGCTTCAACTGGTTCTTCCTCTGTTGGAGGGGCATCAGATATGTCTGCAATCTTATGAatatcaaaatcaaaatcaaaaagTTGAGTATTGAAAAATGTCCTACATGCATGGTTTTAAATTGCAGTTGTGGAAATTGTAGTTTTAATGTTGCTGAGACTTCAACATCCGCAATTATAGTTGTGGAGTGCAATTTAAAACTAAGATTTGTATGCACAAGTCTGTAAAAGTTTTAGTTGTAATTACATATACACATACCTATAACCCCACTCATTGTCATACCACGAGACCAGCTTCACAAAGGACTTACTAAGCCCAATCCCAGCCTTAGCATCAAAGATACTCGACCTGTTAATAAgaaatacatttaaattaaaaCGCTTACTTGGCAAACAAACATATCCTAACACAACAGAAAAAACTGCGACTAATATCATAAAAGAGCGAGATAAATAAAGTTTAGTTTTAAGACAAATAAAAATCTGCTTTGAGCATATGtaaatgaaaattcaaaatgTGCATAATACCAGATTTTAGCATGTATACTAGATAAAAGGCACAAGAGTCTGTCCTCTTAAAGATGCTGATAGTGATCTAAATTTGAAATACAGCAACATTTACTTTACCTTGAATCACCAACAAAGTCATTAGAGACAACATCCTCATCTGTGTATCCAAGAATTCCCTTCAATTGTCCCTCTGAAGCGTGCCTTCATTTTTTTTCAGTAGCAAAGTAATAGAAAACCAACGAATGGTTAGTACAAAACAACTCGACATGAGAGAATATAAGCCGGGTCAGAAAAGTAAGAGACATACTTTATTGCTGCTTTAACATCTTCATAGGAGGCATTCTTTTGAAGCCGACAGGTTAAGTCCACAACAGAAACATTAGGAGTAGGAACACGAAAAGCCATTCCAGTGAGTTTTCCATTTAGCTCGGGAAGAACTTTTCCAACAGCCTGGAATTTCACAAAGTGCAAAACTAATTTAATAAATGTAATTGGTAAGCACAGAAACTCTTATGGCCATCCATCTCTTACCTTTGCAGCACCGGTAGAACTTGGAATTATATTTTGAGCTGCACCTCTTCCCCATCATTGATTTCCTGCTGCAAATCCTTCGGATCCTTTCCATCAACAGTGCATCCAACCGAGACACACGCATATTAGATAAGTAAATCCATAAACATTGTTTTTCATTAACACATATCCATGAAAAACAATGTTATTAATGGTGCATGGATCATTTATAAATTAACTAATCCATCCATAAATGTTATTACATCATAGCACCATGCTACATCCTATCCCATCACATGGTTACATGGTTTTGATCAAAAGATAAAAAAGGGTATCTCGCTTTGAATGGCAGCCTTAACCTAATGATTCTTCCATGCTCCACCTATCCACTTGCCATGCCATGTTAAATTCCCTTTGGGCCTGCAAATAAACATCAAGCATTCATCGATACATCATAATAGTCCCACCTCAATCAACAACCATATCATTCAACAATTGCAGCAAGCTCAACATTCCATTCATCAACAGTGCATCAACATAACCGAGCAAATTAGAAAACAACAGTGCAATATCAAGAATCATTTGGCAGTCATGGAtaaaacaataacaacaataaatACATCTGTTCATAGAAGTAACAATCATAAAAGATCTATCATTCAACATAAAAACACTAAACTAACAAGAACCCATCCAAAGTTAACTAACAGTTTGTAACAGAATATAGCAGGGCAACATCATAACGTAATTAACACTTAACAACTCATTTTCAAACTAACAGTATATGTATCTTCGTTCACATTTcacttgaatttgaatttgaatttgaatttgggGACTAACAAACCATTTCATTTCTAACTGAAAATGGAATTTCATTTGAATTCACGTATCATTTCGTAACAGATTCAAAGCCCTTTAAATTCATCTTCACACTTCACATTTAAGGGGGTTCACGTTTTTCCAGAAATGCTCTCAACCTCTCTTATTTGTTTCCCTCTTAACCTCACACACAAACACCTTCCCTCTCCAATTCATTCACGCGAAGATTCAATCCCTCACAGTTCTCTCCCAACTCATAGTTCTCTCTCAATCACTCTATCTCCTTCAAGCAGAGCCTCTCAATCCTCTCAAAGCAACAACAAGAGTTCATAGTAGAAGAAGAGATCATAGTGAAGAAGAATAAGGATATTAATTTAATCTTGAAGAGATGTTTTTGGTAGAAGTTACCTGAAGTAACATAGGAGTTTGAATATTCGAGCTTATTGTCACTCGCTTTGAAGAGACGTCAGAGCTACTCCGGCCAATAAGCTCTTTTGCATTTCTCCTTCAGTTCATCTTCAACCTGTGCCAAGATGTAGACCTTAGCCTAGGGAATTGAATCCCTAAATGAGTTGGCATCAACTTCCTTTCCCTTGCGTTTAATTTCTGGAAGATTGATTTAGGGTTCTTGTGACATTAGGCTCGATTTGGTTGATTGGTTAGGAATTAGATGAAATTGATGGTGAAGTCGGATAGAGGACTTTGGAACAAGACAAATGATATAGGTTTTATATTGTTTGGCTCTCCCGCCTCCGCCATAGGCAATTTCCGGTCTTTTTCGGGGAGAGACCGAGGGGACCGATCTTGGGAGCGAGGGAACTCGCCGCTCCGACTTCACCTCCGGTGACGCGGACGTAAACTTCGACGACTTGGGATGGGTCGAGCTTGGGAGGCATTGTGGAGAGGTTTTAGGGGAAATAGGGTTTCACACGGCGAAATGAAGAAGCAGCCGCAACTAAATGAAGAAATGAACAgatttttttaattgaaagactttaaacagcgcagcgctgactaaggtctatatttaaaagcgctttctaaaagcgctctctaagggggggtcttagacagcgctttctaaaagcgctatctaagacccccccttagatagcgctttcattatttttttagaacattttccgtgttttatttttattttaaccttagacagcgctttcttttaaaagcgctgtctaagatgcgctgttaaaaaacctttttggcgtagtgaatcTACTTTCATAGAAGCAATCTTGTAAACACATTATTGTAAATCTCATTTGTTTAAGTGTATTtcttgagtgactaggttttagcCAGATAGAATCAAGAAGACAAAGGTGGTTTGTCTTTGTGATATCTGTAATCGGTTTCAGTTATAGTGGACTAAGTCCTTATTGCGAAGGCAAAATCACTTTGGCGCCTGAACTGGAGGTAGATTTGTTAACAGAGAGCCAAGATAAAAATAAatgtgttatttttcttgttcgtgTTACTGTTCGATTGTGTTGGTATAAAATATCCTTCACTTTTAGAAAACCAattaacccccccccccccctcttgtGATTCTTGCCACATTCAAATACTAGTACGCTTTAGTACACTATACATATCAGAGGCTCTTCAAGCCTTCAGAGTCTGAACTGTCACCAGATGTAAGAACATATGACCAGACTCTGAACCGTCAGAGGCTGATGAAGACATTCAGAGTTATCAGTTTCTGTTCAATCAGAATCTGCCTTATATTTCTTCTCCacatatttttttttatcaagATTAAGCATATGCTTATGATCCTGCACACTTGAGCATAAGTCAGTATACCCATTTTTTAATTaagtactttgttatcatcaaaatccaaGGTATATGAACAACCTTGTTCCAACATAGATTTTCTTTTACAAAGTGTATTTGTAGAGGTAGTTGTATAAGTCGTGGAGGTTGAATTCATTGAGACACCAACATCTTTCGGGTGAGTCGTTGATGTTATATGGGAGTTGTTTGTTGCATCGGCCATAACCATCTAAATAAAGAATAGACATCAACACTAATGCAAGTGAAAACCTAATGAAATGGTAACAAATGGTGAGACACTATTTCAGTTAAAAACAAATGCAATTCAGCCATGATAGATTAGatataataaaaatgaaaaaataatgataaaaataaaaaagttcAGTGATACTAAACATTTTCAGTGATGTTGTATGGGAATATAGAGGATGTTCATATTAATATAAACTAAAACTATTTCAGTGATATGAACAAAAACCATCTCAGTTATATAAACAAAAACGTAATAAAGAAGTACCTCAAATGTGATGATGAAGATTCATTTAAGGTTTGAAATAGAGATGATGTTCGTGTTTTGATGAGAGTGACGATGAAAATCGTCAACAGTTGGAAGAGTTTTGATGAGAGAGTGACGATAAAAATCGCCTAGGTTTCTGCGCAGCGAATGACGATGAAGTTAAAGCGTTGATAGATAAACAAAAAGTTAGAGAGTAGCTCTTTGAAGTATTTTATACAAACTATTCTCATGTTGGTTTTTAGGGGAAATTGAAGTGTATtcattaattaaaaataaaagaaaaagaaaaagcgTTATAACGCTATATTCCGGGATTACAATTAAAAGATCTTTCATGTCGATTTTTAAGGAAAATCGAGGTATATGAGTTCATAAAAAAAAGAAGCTTTTGTAAAAAGTAATTAGTAAATATTGATATAATATATCACCTCTCAGTTGGTATATGTAACGGAGgtaaatacaaaaaaaaatggaAGCTGAAAAGGTGTCAAGTGAGAAATACTAAATAAATCATAGAAAACAAAAATAACACTAAATGCAATACCTAAGATTTAAAGCGAGgtcttatatatatatatatatatatatatatatatagatatatagatatatatatatatatatatatatatatatatatatatatatatatatatatatatatatatatatatatatatatatatatatatatagatatatatatatatatatatatatatatatatatatatatatatatatatatatatatatatatatatatatatatatatctatatatatatatatatatatatatatatatatatatatatatatatatatatatagatagatagatagatagatagatagatagatagatagatagatagataaatatagataaatagatagataaatataaatatagataaatagatagatagatagatagatataaATATAAATATAGATATAGATATCCTCGGTTTTTAAACAAAACTGAGAGAAAAGATTTTTTGTAAAATAAAACATGGTGCTCTCAAAATATATTTCCTCAGTTTTTGAATGTTCGAGGTAAATGTTCCGTCATAAAATATCTTATATGTATTAGTGTGTGTAGGTCGATTTGTTAAAAAGATTGAGAACAATGATGAATGTATATAGCTTATACACAATGAATTAGGTGACATGTTAAATATGTAATTCTTTATGTTAAGTAAGATTGTACTCGATAGTGACAAAGTCTGAATAAAatttgaaattctagttaacagactatcgatgtcacacaggaTATTATGATATCcgattctgcgcagacaggaatgtttacagcaggtaaatgtaagtgcagtaaagaacacaaggaattgtttacccaactcggtgacaaacacacctacgtatgggggctaccaagccagggaggaaatccattattagtagtattaattcagaccttaaaccaactgtttaattctatcacttaatacctgcccaatgcaatttcaatcttaaactaagaccagagttcctactcactccccctcaatcacctcagtgattacaacctttaattacGGTTAAAGTCAATGGTGAAGTTACACTtaaaacaactcttgattgtgcttaacaacttgaatcaagatacacagcactcacgcttaaaagcttagagtgacacaacacttacaactcaatgaacaccctagtccaatgcattcatctaggtgataattgcttggctcacaagatacacctaatacaagacacacacatAAAATAgagcagtgaagtatgatggaacaatGAATGCTTCACGC is a window of Lathyrus oleraceus cultivar Zhongwan6 chromosome 6, CAAS_Psat_ZW6_1.0, whole genome shotgun sequence DNA encoding:
- the LOC127095753 gene encoding cytochrome c6, chloroplastic, with translation MPLQQRKNQLKPIPTKTNQVKFFTTLAPPLAAALHFAFSPICVTPVSSAQTLDILRGASLFRQTCIGCHDAGGNIIQPGSTLYTKDLQRNGVDTEEEIYRITYYGKGRMPGFGKECMPRGQCTFGARLEDEDIKILAEFVKLQADKGWPSVETEEK
- the LOC127092612 gene encoding glyceraldehyde-3-phosphate dehydrogenase GAPCP1, chloroplastic-like, with the protein product MAFRVPTPNVSVVDLTCRLQKNASYEDVKAAIKHASEGQLKGILGYTDEDVVSNDFVGDSRSSIFDAKAGIGLSKSFVKLVSWYDNEWGYRYVYM